The Stenotrophomonas sp. ZAC14D1_NAIMI4_1 DNA segment TGCATCCGTACGATCTGTTCGATGTCCGTTCCCTGCTCAGCGAGGAAGAGCGCGCGGTGCAGGACAGCGTGGCCCGCTTCACCAACGAGCGCGTGTTGCCCATCATCGGCGATGCCTTCGACCAGGCCCGCTTCCCCGAGGAGCTGGTGCCGGAAGTGGCGGCGCTGGGCCTGCTCGGCGCGACGCTGCCGGCCGAGTACGGCGGCGGCGACCTCGGCGCGGTCAGCTATGGCCTGATCTGCCAGGAGCTTGAGCGCGGCGATTCCGGCCTGCGCAGCTTCGTGTCGGTGCAGAGCTCGCTGTGCATGTACCCCATCTACGCCTACGGCAGCGAGGAACAGCGCCGCCAGTGGCTGCCGGCGATGGCCCGCGGCGAACTGATCGGCTGCTTCGGCCTGACCGAGGCCCACGGTGGCTCCGACCCGGCCAGCATGAAGACCCGTGCGGTGCGCGATGGCAGTGACTGGCGCATCAGCGGCAGCAAGATGTGGATCACCAGCGGCCCGGTGGCCGACCTGGCCATCGTCTGGGCGCAGACCGAGGACGGCATCCAGGGCTTCGTGCTGGAAAAGGGCATGGCCGGCTTCACCACCCAGGAAATCAAGCACAAGATGAGCCTGCGCGCCTCGCTCACCGGCGCTCTGTACTTCGACGACGTGCGCGTGCCCGACAGCCACCGCCTGCCGAACGTGAAGGGGTTGAAGGGGCCGCTGGGCTGCCTGACCCAGGCCCGCTTCGGCATCAGCTGGGGCCCGATCGGTTCGGCCATCGCCTGCCTGGACGAAGCACTGGGCTATGCCAAGGAGCGCGTGCTGTTCGGCCGCCCGCTGGCCGCCACCCAGAGTGCGCAGATCAAGCTGGCTGAAATGGCCCGCCGGATCACCACCGCGCAGCTGCTGGCGCTGCAGCTGGGCCGGCTGAAGGAAGCGGGGCAGCTGCAGCCGCAGCAGGTCAGCCTGGCCAAGTGGAACAACTGCCGCATGGCCATTGATATCGCCCGCGAATGCCGTGACCTGCTGGGTGGCGCCGG contains these protein-coding regions:
- a CDS encoding acyl-CoA dehydrogenase family protein, whose product is MALHPYDLFDVRSLLSEEERAVQDSVARFTNERVLPIIGDAFDQARFPEELVPEVAALGLLGATLPAEYGGGDLGAVSYGLICQELERGDSGLRSFVSVQSSLCMYPIYAYGSEEQRRQWLPAMARGELIGCFGLTEAHGGSDPASMKTRAVRDGSDWRISGSKMWITSGPVADLAIVWAQTEDGIQGFVLEKGMAGFTTQEIKHKMSLRASLTGALYFDDVRVPDSHRLPNVKGLKGPLGCLTQARFGISWGPIGSAIACLDEALGYAKERVLFGRPLAATQSAQIKLAEMARRITTAQLLALQLGRLKEAGQLQPQQVSLAKWNNCRMAIDIARECRDLLGGAGITTEHVAIRHALNLESVITYEGTETVHQLVIGRELTGISAF